From a single Pseudomonas cremoricolorata genomic region:
- the yghU gene encoding glutathione-dependent disulfide-bond oxidoreductase, which yields MSSSPYVPPKVWRNDAASGGKFASTNRPVAGPTHDKDLPVGKQPLQLYSLATPNGVKVTIMLEELLALGHSGAEYDAWLIKIGDGDQFSSGFVEVNPNSKIPALLDRSVEPPLRVFESGSILLHLAEKFGALLPKDLAARTETLNWLFWQMGSAPYLGGGFGHFYVYAPEKIEYAINRFTMEAKRQLDVLERRLAVSLYLGGDDYSIADIAVWSWYGQLVLGRVYDAAEFLAVEEYPHVLRWAKAIAERPAVQRGTRVNRPWGDEATQVVERHSAADFDK from the coding sequence ATGAGCAGTTCCCCCTACGTGCCGCCCAAAGTCTGGCGCAACGACGCCGCGTCCGGCGGCAAGTTCGCCAGCACCAACCGGCCCGTGGCTGGGCCGACCCACGACAAGGACCTGCCCGTCGGCAAGCAGCCGCTGCAGCTGTACTCACTGGCCACGCCCAATGGGGTCAAGGTCACCATCATGCTCGAGGAACTGCTCGCCCTCGGCCACAGCGGGGCCGAGTACGACGCCTGGTTGATCAAGATTGGCGATGGCGATCAGTTCTCCAGCGGCTTCGTCGAGGTCAATCCCAACTCCAAGATCCCCGCCCTGCTCGACCGCAGCGTGGAACCGCCGCTGCGGGTGTTCGAGTCGGGCTCGATCCTACTGCACCTGGCCGAGAAATTCGGTGCACTGCTGCCCAAGGATCTGGCCGCACGCACGGAAACCCTGAACTGGCTGTTCTGGCAGATGGGCTCAGCGCCCTACCTGGGTGGCGGTTTCGGGCATTTCTACGTGTATGCACCGGAGAAAATCGAGTACGCCATCAACCGCTTCACCATGGAGGCCAAGCGCCAACTGGATGTGCTGGAACGGCGTCTGGCGGTCAGTCTCTATCTGGGGGGTGACGACTACAGCATCGCCGATATCGCCGTGTGGTCGTGGTACGGGCAACTGGTGCTCGGTAGGGTATATGACGCCGCAGAGTTTCTCGCGGTCGAAGAGTACCCACACGTTCTGCGCTGGGCCAAGGCCATCGCCGAACGCCCGGCCGTGCAGCGCGGCACCCGGGTCAACCGGCCCTGGGGCGATGAAGCGACCCAGGTGGTCGAGCGTCACAGTGCGGCAGATTTCGATAAGTGA
- a CDS encoding BCCT family transporter yields MPTKPDQEKPASINPPVFWISAFLLLVLVLYASVFQTHAQALFADIQGWIIGNVSWFYILAVAIILGTVVFLGLSRYGDIKLGPDHSTPDFSSMTWFAMLFSAGMGIGLMFFGVAEPVMHFAKPPFGDGGTVQAAGEAMRITFFHWGLHAWAIYAIVALILAYFSFRHGLPLTLRSALYPLIGERIYGPIGHAVDIFAIIGTVFGVATSLGFGVSQINTGLNALFDVPVSIPIQIALIIGTTFLATLSVVSGLDKGIRRLSELNLGLAVLLLLMVVILGPTVLIFQTFVQNTGGYLGEIVSRTMNLNAYQQSDWIGGWTLFYWGWWLAWSPFVGLFIARISRGRTIREFVTGVLLVPTGFTLLWMTVFGNTAIHMILDQGFTDLAQAVDKDTSLALFAFLEHFPFSSAISTLAIVMVVVFFVTSADSGAMVVDMLASGGQENTPVRQRIFWASSMGLVAIALLLADGLKALQTATIASALPFTIALLFSMRGLLKALKLDATKRGLRHQALAISPTSSRGASNWQRRLRTLAMFPRRSHVLRFISDVGLPACQSVAEEWRRQGYECVVEQGDDGEVTLKVGPSDDTFVYHIRPQAYAMPSFVTSDADGDDRKYFRAEVHLREGGQDHDVMGWSKDEVIGDILDHYERHLHFLHLVG; encoded by the coding sequence ATGCCGACAAAGCCCGACCAGGAAAAACCCGCCAGCATCAACCCGCCCGTCTTTTGGATCTCGGCTTTTCTGCTGTTGGTGCTGGTGCTCTACGCCAGCGTCTTCCAGACCCACGCCCAGGCGCTGTTCGCCGACATTCAGGGCTGGATCATCGGCAACGTCAGCTGGTTCTATATCCTGGCCGTGGCAATCATTCTGGGCACGGTGGTGTTTCTGGGGTTGAGTCGCTATGGCGACATCAAGCTCGGACCTGACCACAGCACGCCCGATTTCAGCAGCATGACCTGGTTCGCCATGCTGTTCTCCGCAGGCATGGGTATTGGCCTGATGTTCTTCGGCGTTGCCGAACCTGTGATGCACTTCGCCAAACCGCCGTTCGGTGATGGCGGTACGGTGCAAGCTGCGGGAGAGGCGATGCGTATCACCTTCTTCCATTGGGGGCTGCATGCCTGGGCCATCTACGCCATCGTGGCGTTGATCCTGGCCTACTTCAGCTTCCGCCACGGCCTGCCGCTGACCTTGCGTTCGGCGCTGTACCCGCTGATCGGTGAGCGCATCTATGGCCCCATCGGCCATGCCGTGGACATCTTCGCCATTATCGGCACGGTGTTTGGCGTGGCGACCTCGCTGGGCTTTGGCGTTTCGCAGATCAACACCGGCCTGAATGCGCTGTTCGACGTTCCGGTTTCGATTCCGATCCAGATCGCGTTGATCATCGGTACCACCTTCCTCGCTACGCTGTCGGTAGTATCCGGCCTGGACAAAGGCATTCGTCGCCTGTCCGAGCTCAACCTCGGCCTTGCCGTGCTGTTGCTGCTGATGGTGGTGATCCTCGGCCCGACCGTGCTGATCTTCCAGACCTTCGTGCAGAACACCGGCGGCTACCTGGGCGAGATCGTCAGCCGCACCATGAACCTCAACGCCTACCAGCAGAGCGACTGGATCGGCGGCTGGACGCTGTTCTACTGGGGCTGGTGGCTGGCCTGGTCGCCCTTCGTCGGCCTGTTCATCGCGCGGATTTCCCGCGGCCGGACCATCCGTGAGTTCGTCACCGGTGTACTGCTGGTGCCGACCGGTTTCACCCTGCTGTGGATGACCGTGTTCGGTAACACCGCCATCCACATGATCCTCGACCAGGGCTTCACCGACCTGGCTCAGGCGGTGGACAAGGACACTTCACTGGCGTTATTCGCCTTCCTCGAACATTTCCCGTTCTCCAGCGCTATCAGCACCCTGGCGATCGTCATGGTCGTGGTGTTCTTCGTCACCTCGGCCGACTCTGGCGCCATGGTGGTGGACATGCTCGCCTCGGGTGGGCAGGAAAACACACCGGTGCGCCAGCGCATCTTCTGGGCTTCGAGCATGGGCTTGGTGGCGATCGCGCTGCTGCTGGCAGACGGCTTGAAAGCGTTGCAGACCGCCACCATCGCCAGCGCATTGCCGTTCACTATCGCCCTGTTGTTCAGCATGCGTGGGTTGCTCAAGGCGCTGAAACTCGATGCCACCAAGCGCGGCCTGCGTCACCAGGCACTGGCGATTTCACCCACGTCCTCGCGCGGGGCGAGCAACTGGCAGCGGCGCCTGCGCACTCTGGCGATGTTCCCGCGGCGCTCGCACGTGCTGCGCTTCATCAGCGATGTCGGCCTGCCGGCATGCCAGTCGGTTGCCGAAGAGTGGCGCCGCCAGGGCTATGAGTGTGTGGTGGAACAGGGCGATGACGGTGAGGTGACCCTCAAGGTCGGCCCCAGCGACGACACGTTCGTTTACCACATCCGCCCCCAGGCCTATGCCATGCCCAGCTTCGTCACCAGCGATGCCGATGGCGATGACCGTAAATACTTCCGAGCTGAAGTGCATTTGCGTGAAGGTGGCCAGGACCATGATGTGATGGGTTGGTCCAAGGATGAAGTGATCGGCGATATTCTCGACCACTACGAACGCCACCTGCACTTCCTGCATTTGGTGGGGTGA
- a CDS encoding bifunctional diguanylate cyclase/phosphodiesterase, which translates to MNLSPVPHNERKRLAQVAQLCVFQHQEHAELRALVELAGACFNAPMCLVSIVSERHQWFMAKTGLAAHSTSRDVSFCAHTLLEARPLEVTDASLDPRFCDNPLVTGEPGIRYYCGAPLIIEDGLAIGSFCIIDTVARPAMVAEQLTMLDRFAQLAMHIITGIRQRNFLDHPTGLLNRIKLECDVKDHLARQEGVSLVAFDVIQAASLNDVVKALGYNFAHDLTLQVKDRLAQQIDADLELYRISPTRFGTLVPAEFDVQALCARMLSALQAPVTCHGIPVPLDVGIGISRIDQRDGDGTDLEWLRRAVGAADAARRQSRRCAGYQPEADAAQRRAFILLSSLSQALRSDDQLSLHLQPRVDIASSVCASAEALLRWRHPTLGDISPAEFIPLAEKTALMPLISDWVMHAVFDVLARTRGLDFSVSMNVTASDLESPVFMDRLLAGLAERNLCSSRMQLEFTESMLVERLDVVQQQLQRARDAAIEIAIDDFGTGYSNWIYLSRIPATVVKLDRMLVQKSRDSARERTLVQTVIDLAIKLGYQVTAEGVETPEQLDHVQALGCAEAQGFLIARPMSLAAFEAWFIQYGTTHAVA; encoded by the coding sequence ATGAACCTTTCACCGGTTCCTCATAACGAACGCAAGCGCCTCGCCCAGGTGGCGCAGTTGTGCGTATTCCAGCACCAGGAACATGCCGAACTGCGCGCGCTGGTCGAACTCGCCGGTGCCTGCTTCAACGCGCCGATGTGCCTGGTGTCGATCGTCAGCGAGCGTCACCAGTGGTTCATGGCCAAGACCGGTCTGGCGGCTCACTCCACGTCGCGAGATGTGTCGTTCTGCGCCCATACCTTGCTCGAAGCGCGGCCTTTGGAAGTCACCGATGCCTCGCTCGATCCGCGTTTCTGCGACAACCCGCTGGTCACTGGCGAGCCCGGTATTCGTTATTACTGCGGGGCGCCGTTGATCATCGAAGACGGCCTGGCCATTGGCAGTTTCTGCATCATCGACACGGTGGCGCGGCCGGCAATGGTGGCTGAACAACTGACGATGCTCGATCGCTTCGCACAGTTGGCGATGCACATCATCACCGGCATTCGCCAGCGCAACTTCCTCGACCACCCCACGGGCCTGCTCAACCGCATCAAGCTCGAATGTGACGTCAAGGATCATCTGGCCAGGCAGGAAGGCGTCTCACTGGTGGCCTTCGACGTGATTCAGGCCGCCAGCCTCAATGACGTGGTCAAGGCGCTGGGCTACAACTTTGCCCATGACCTGACCTTGCAAGTGAAGGATCGCCTGGCCCAGCAGATCGACGCCGACCTGGAGCTCTATCGCATCAGTCCCACGCGCTTCGGCACCCTGGTGCCAGCCGAATTCGATGTCCAAGCGCTGTGCGCGCGCATGCTCAGCGCACTGCAGGCGCCGGTAACCTGCCACGGCATCCCGGTACCGCTGGATGTCGGTATCGGTATTTCCCGTATCGACCAACGCGACGGCGATGGCACTGACCTGGAGTGGCTGCGCCGGGCGGTGGGGGCAGCCGATGCGGCGCGCAGGCAATCGCGGCGTTGCGCGGGCTATCAGCCGGAGGCCGATGCGGCGCAGCGGCGTGCGTTCATCCTGCTCAGTTCGCTGAGCCAGGCCTTGCGCAGCGACGACCAACTGTCGCTGCACCTGCAACCGCGGGTCGATATTGCCAGCTCGGTCTGCGCCTCGGCCGAGGCGCTGTTGCGCTGGCGGCATCCGACCCTGGGCGACATTTCCCCGGCCGAATTCATTCCTCTGGCGGAAAAGACTGCGCTGATGCCGTTGATCAGCGACTGGGTCATGCATGCGGTGTTCGATGTGCTTGCGCGCACCCGCGGCCTGGATTTCAGCGTGAGTATGAACGTCACGGCCAGTGATCTGGAAAGCCCGGTATTCATGGATCGACTGCTCGCCGGGCTTGCCGAGCGCAACCTGTGCAGTTCGCGGATGCAGCTTGAGTTCACCGAAAGCATGCTGGTCGAGCGTCTGGACGTGGTCCAGCAGCAATTGCAGCGTGCCCGCGATGCCGCTATCGAGATCGCCATCGATGACTTCGGCACCGGCTACAGCAACTGGATCTACCTCAGTCGAATTCCCGCCACCGTGGTCAAGCTCGACCGCATGCTGGTGCAGAAATCGCGTGACTCCGCCCGCGAACGAACCCTGGTACAGACGGTGATCGACCTGGCGATCAAGCTGGGCTACCAGGTCACGGCCGAGGGTGTCGAGACCCCAGAGCAGCTCGATCACGTGCAAGCGCTGGGATGCGCGGAGGCACAGGGGTTTCTCATCGCCCGGCCCATGTCGCTCGCCGCGTTCGAAGCCTGGTTCATTCAGTACGGCACCACCCACGCAGTTGCCTGA
- a CDS encoding acyl-CoA dehydrogenase family protein — translation MTSAPNPNSFDAMTTARQLAAQFAETARERDVAGGTPKAERDALRQSGLLALSIPRELGGHGATWSETLDVVRQLAMVDSSVAHVLGFHHLMLATVRLFAQPAQWQPWLAQTAAQHLFWGNALNPLDQRTVVEVIDGVRTFNGQKSFCSGASDSQMLIASAIDRAAGGRLLIAAIPTSRTGITLHDDWDNIGQRQTDSGSASFDAVRVEDHELLLDPGPLSTPFACLRPLIAQLHFTHLFLGIAEGALAEARQYTLQQSRPWLRAKVEQASDDPYVLRHYGEFWVALEGVRLLVQRAAQQLDQAWAEGEALGAEQRGQLAVSIATAKVAASRSGLDICNRLFEVTGARATQAALRLDRYWRNLRVQTLHDPLDYKLHELGEWALKRVLPTPSFYS, via the coding sequence ATGACTTCAGCGCCGAACCCTAACTCTTTCGATGCAATGACCACTGCCCGCCAGCTCGCTGCGCAGTTCGCCGAAACCGCCCGTGAGCGGGATGTGGCCGGCGGTACGCCCAAGGCCGAGCGCGATGCACTGCGCCAGAGCGGCCTGCTGGCCTTGAGCATTCCCCGCGAACTGGGCGGTCATGGCGCCACCTGGAGTGAAACCCTGGACGTAGTGCGCCAACTGGCCATGGTCGACAGCTCGGTGGCCCACGTATTGGGTTTTCACCACCTGATGCTCGCCACCGTTCGCCTGTTCGCGCAGCCGGCGCAGTGGCAGCCCTGGCTCGCACAAACGGCCGCGCAACACCTGTTCTGGGGCAACGCGCTGAATCCGCTGGACCAGCGCACGGTGGTCGAGGTGATCGATGGCGTGCGCACCTTCAACGGCCAGAAAAGTTTCTGCTCCGGCGCCAGCGACTCACAGATGCTGATTGCCTCGGCCATCGATCGTGCCGCGGGCGGCCGCTTGCTGATCGCCGCCATTCCCACCTCGCGCACGGGCATCACGCTCCACGATGACTGGGACAACATCGGCCAGCGCCAGACCGACAGCGGCAGTGCCAGTTTCGATGCAGTGCGGGTCGAAGACCACGAGCTACTGCTCGACCCCGGCCCGCTGAGCACGCCGTTCGCCTGCCTGCGGCCATTGATCGCGCAGTTGCACTTTACCCACCTGTTTCTGGGCATCGCCGAAGGCGCTTTGGCAGAGGCCCGTCAGTACACCTTGCAACAGAGCCGCCCCTGGCTGCGGGCCAAGGTCGAGCAGGCCAGCGATGACCCCTACGTGCTGCGTCACTACGGCGAATTCTGGGTGGCGCTGGAGGGCGTGCGTCTGTTGGTGCAGCGCGCCGCGCAGCAGCTGGATCAGGCCTGGGCCGAAGGTGAGGCGCTCGGTGCCGAGCAACGTGGGCAACTGGCGGTGTCGATCGCCACGGCCAAGGTCGCGGCTAGCCGCAGCGGGCTGGACATCTGCAACCGCCTTTTTGAAGTCACCGGGGCACGCGCCACCCAGGCTGCGCTACGCCTCGACCGCTACTGGCGCAACCTGCGCGTGCAAACCCTGCATGACCCGCTCGACTACAAACTGCATGAACTGGGCGAGTGGGCCTTGAAACGGGTGCTGCCGACGCCATCTTTCTACAGTTGA
- a CDS encoding DUF1330 domain-containing protein, translated as MKAYWIAHVDVTDPQQYQQYTQRAPAAFSQYGGRFLARGGRSEALEGRPTPQRSVVIEFDSYEQALACYRSAEYQEACGHRQGAAQAEVIIVEGVAP; from the coding sequence ATGAAGGCGTACTGGATTGCCCATGTCGATGTCACCGACCCCCAGCAGTACCAGCAGTACACCCAGCGCGCGCCGGCTGCGTTCAGCCAGTACGGCGGGCGTTTCCTCGCGCGGGGCGGGCGCAGCGAAGCGCTGGAAGGACGGCCGACACCCCAGCGTAGCGTGGTGATCGAATTCGACTCCTACGAGCAGGCCCTGGCCTGCTATCGCTCAGCCGAGTACCAGGAGGCCTGTGGCCATCGCCAGGGCGCGGCGCAGGCTGAGGTCATCATTGTAGAAGGTGTCGCGCCCTGA
- a CDS encoding EamA family transporter, which yields MPLKDLLIALVVIVAWGVNFVVIKVGLDGLPPMLLGALRFLLVAFPAVLLVKRPKLPWRWLIAYGATISLGQFAFLFQAMYSGMPPGLASLVLQSQAFFTLGFAALFLGERLRVASVLGLLVAAAGLAVIGSEDSSHVPLIALLLTLCGGAMWGLGNIITRRFGKVDLVALVIWGGLIPPLPFLALSWWLEGPEAISHALLNISLNSVLALAYLAFIATMVGYSLWSTLLSRHPAGKVAPFSLLVPVIGLSSSAVLLGERLSTLQCWGAALVMLGLLINVFGARLGQRLSGRAGRAA from the coding sequence ATGCCGCTCAAGGACCTGCTGATCGCCCTGGTGGTGATCGTTGCATGGGGAGTCAACTTCGTGGTCATCAAGGTGGGACTGGACGGGCTGCCTCCCATGCTGCTGGGCGCCCTGCGTTTTTTGCTGGTGGCGTTTCCTGCCGTGCTGCTGGTCAAACGACCCAAGCTGCCGTGGCGCTGGCTGATCGCCTATGGTGCCACCATCTCGCTGGGGCAATTCGCCTTTCTGTTCCAGGCCATGTACAGCGGCATGCCGCCGGGGCTGGCATCACTGGTGCTGCAGTCGCAGGCGTTCTTCACCCTGGGCTTCGCTGCGCTGTTTCTGGGCGAGCGCCTGCGCGTGGCCAGCGTGCTGGGTCTGCTGGTGGCCGCCGCAGGCCTGGCGGTGATCGGCAGCGAAGACAGCAGCCATGTGCCGTTGATCGCGCTGCTGCTGACCTTGTGCGGCGGCGCCATGTGGGGACTGGGCAACATCATCACTCGGCGCTTCGGCAAGGTCGACCTGGTGGCGCTGGTGATCTGGGGCGGCCTGATTCCGCCGCTGCCATTCCTGGCCCTGTCGTGGTGGCTGGAAGGCCCCGAGGCGATCAGCCATGCGCTGCTGAACATCTCGCTCAACTCCGTGCTGGCGCTGGCCTACCTGGCGTTCATTGCCACCATGGTCGGTTACAGCCTGTGGAGCACGTTGCTGTCGCGCCATCCGGCGGGCAAGGTCGCGCCCTTTTCTCTACTGGTGCCGGTGATTGGCCTGAGCTCTTCGGCGGTGCTGCTCGGCGAACGGCTGAGCACGCTGCAATGCTGGGGCGCGGCCCTGGTAATGCTGGGGCTGTTGATCAATGTGTTCGGCGCGCGGCTAGGGCAGCGTCTGAGTGGCAGGGCAGGGCGTGCCGCCTGA
- a CDS encoding phosphate ABC transporter substrate-binding/OmpA family protein: MLRRLVMLCMLLPALAWTGPTQLRIQGSNTIGSALAPALVQAWLRAQGATAIDQKAGHSVNEWIISGTDTSGRTLRIDLGAHGTRTGFSALAAGAADLVTASRPINDDEAQALQALGDLRAAASEQIIGLDGVAIIVHPDNPLTRLSIEQLAQVFSGQVQRWEQLGVRGGEIHVYARDERSGTFDTFASLVLQPAQLQLARTATRFESADALTAQVARDRHAIGFSGLASVHGVRTLAIAAGDAPALLPSRALVASEDYPLSRRLYFYLPQPAKADAGALADFTQSAAGQAIVAAYGFVSQQIQALPVAMHRNQPPAYAELAQHARRLSVSLRFQPGSAQLDNKALRDVQRIASYLDSTGKLRGRAVVLGFGDRKETPGRAALLSRLRALAVRRELARHGVETLQVEGLGEQLPVAGNQHAQDRLRNRRVEVWVY; this comes from the coding sequence ATGCTGCGCCGCCTCGTCATGCTGTGCATGCTGCTTCCCGCCCTGGCCTGGACGGGCCCGACGCAGCTCCGTATCCAGGGCTCCAACACCATCGGCTCCGCCCTGGCTCCGGCACTGGTGCAGGCCTGGCTACGCGCGCAAGGGGCGACGGCAATCGATCAGAAGGCCGGCCACAGCGTTAATGAGTGGATTATCAGCGGCACCGACACCAGCGGTCGTACGCTACGGATCGACCTCGGTGCCCACGGCACGCGAACCGGATTCAGCGCCCTGGCTGCAGGCGCCGCCGACCTGGTGACCGCCTCGCGACCGATCAATGACGATGAAGCCCAGGCCTTGCAGGCACTGGGCGACCTGCGTGCAGCCGCGAGCGAGCAGATCATCGGACTCGATGGCGTGGCGATCATCGTCCACCCCGACAATCCGCTGACCCGGCTGAGCATCGAGCAACTGGCCCAGGTGTTTTCCGGTCAGGTGCAGCGCTGGGAGCAGCTCGGCGTGCGCGGAGGCGAGATTCATGTGTATGCGCGTGATGAACGCTCCGGCACCTTCGATACCTTCGCCAGCCTGGTCCTGCAGCCTGCGCAGCTTCAACTGGCCCGCACGGCGACGCGTTTCGAGTCCGCCGATGCCCTCACGGCACAGGTCGCCCGCGACCGCCATGCGATTGGTTTCAGCGGCTTGGCCTCGGTGCACGGCGTGCGCACCCTGGCGATCGCGGCCGGCGATGCGCCCGCCCTTCTGCCCAGCAGAGCACTGGTCGCCAGCGAAGACTATCCGCTGTCGCGGCGCTTGTACTTCTATCTACCCCAGCCAGCCAAGGCCGACGCAGGCGCACTGGCCGACTTCACCCAAAGCGCCGCAGGACAGGCCATCGTCGCCGCCTACGGCTTCGTCTCACAGCAGATCCAAGCCCTACCAGTGGCCATGCACCGCAACCAGCCGCCGGCCTATGCCGAGCTGGCGCAGCACGCCAGACGCCTGAGCGTGAGCCTGCGCTTCCAGCCCGGCAGCGCGCAGTTGGACAACAAGGCACTGCGCGATGTCCAGCGCATCGCCAGCTATCTGGACAGTACCGGCAAGCTGCGCGGACGTGCGGTCGTGCTGGGTTTCGGCGACCGCAAGGAAACCCCAGGTCGCGCCGCCCTGCTGTCGCGCCTGCGGGCACTGGCGGTGCGCCGCGAACTGGCTCGACATGGCGTCGAGACCCTGCAGGTCGAGGGCTTGGGTGAGCAGCTGCCAGTGGCCGGCAATCAGCACGCGCAGGACCGCCTGCGCAACCGCCGGGTCGAGGTGTGGGTTTACTGA
- a CDS encoding methyl-accepting chemotaxis protein, which translates to MALEVSTRTDLSASEGASVVDQAVSTMQNVSQQMQSASVTIEALGKQSVVISSIVQTIGGIASQTNLLALNAAIEAARAGEQGRGFAVVADEVRQLAARTSKATEEIVGVVAQNQTLASQAIVDIENSQSSAVLGLSYASQAGVSISDIKHGARQVVQAINQVNQDLS; encoded by the coding sequence ATGGCCCTGGAGGTCTCGACCCGCACCGATCTCAGCGCCAGTGAAGGCGCATCGGTGGTGGATCAGGCGGTGTCGACCATGCAGAACGTGTCGCAACAGATGCAGTCGGCCTCGGTGACCATCGAGGCGCTGGGCAAGCAGTCGGTGGTAATCAGCTCGATCGTGCAGACCATCGGCGGTATCGCCTCGCAGACCAACCTGCTGGCGCTCAACGCGGCTATCGAGGCTGCGCGCGCAGGCGAGCAGGGCCGCGGCTTTGCGGTGGTGGCCGATGAGGTCAGGCAATTGGCGGCACGCACCAGCAAGGCCACCGAAGAGATCGTCGGCGTGGTAGCGCAGAACCAGACCCTGGCCAGCCAGGCCATCGTCGATATCGAGAACAGCCAGAGCAGCGCCGTGCTGGGGTTGTCGTACGCGTCGCAGGCCGGGGTTTCGATCAGCGATATCAAGCACGGTGCACGCCAGGTGGTGCAGGCGATCAATCAGGTCAACCAGGACCTGTCGTAA
- a CDS encoding ASCH domain-containing protein — MPRPYKEFTIKALSIVHPSGTRIANGEKTLEIRRWAPDLQPDEDLLIVENRRFLNVEGDEDADGRAVAIVRVKAVRPFRVQDIPAACASYHEPGWLAWELSDVRPVCCAEPVLAARGLYDVQVTPLLLPKQACALAQDD, encoded by the coding sequence GTGCCGCGCCCGTACAAGGAGTTCACCATCAAAGCGCTATCCATCGTTCATCCCAGCGGTACACGCATCGCCAACGGCGAAAAAACCCTGGAAATCCGCCGCTGGGCCCCAGACCTGCAACCCGATGAAGACCTGCTGATCGTGGAAAACCGGCGTTTCCTGAACGTTGAGGGTGATGAGGACGCCGATGGCCGGGCAGTGGCCATCGTTCGGGTCAAAGCCGTTCGGCCTTTCAGGGTGCAAGACATCCCGGCGGCGTGCGCCAGCTACCACGAGCCTGGCTGGCTGGCCTGGGAATTGAGTGATGTCAGGCCCGTATGCTGTGCCGAACCGGTGCTGGCTGCGCGGGGCCTTTATGACGTGCAGGTGACGCCGCTGCTGTTGCCAAAGCAGGCGTGTGCATTGGCACAGGACGACTGA
- the ribBA gene encoding bifunctional 3,4-dihydroxy-2-butanone-4-phosphate synthase/GTP cyclohydrolase II: MAFNSIEELLEDYRQGRMVLLVDDEDRENEGDLLIAAERCDAHAINFMAREARGLICLTLTDDHCQRLGLEQMVPANGSVFSTAFTVSIEAASGVTTGISAADRARTVAAAMAADARPEDLVQPGHIFPLRAREGGVLNRAGHTEAGCDLARLAGFTPASVIVEVLNDDGTMARRPDLEVFAARHGIKIGTIADLIHYRLSTEQTIKRIGERELPTVHGTFRLVSYEDRIEGGVHMAMVMGDIRREQPTLVRVHVIDPLRDLVGAEYAGPANWTLWAALEKVASEGTGVVVILANHESSQALLERIPQLTQPVRPYQRGQSKVYSEVGTGAQILQDLGVGKLRHLGPPLKYAGLAGYELEVVQSIPFEPQA, translated from the coding sequence ATGGCTTTCAACAGCATCGAAGAGCTCCTAGAGGACTACCGCCAAGGCAGGATGGTCTTGCTGGTGGATGACGAAGACCGGGAAAACGAAGGCGACCTGTTGATTGCCGCCGAGCGCTGTGATGCCCATGCAATCAACTTCATGGCCCGCGAAGCCCGCGGGCTGATCTGTCTGACCCTGACCGACGACCACTGCCAGCGTCTGGGCCTGGAACAGATGGTACCGGCCAACGGCAGCGTGTTCAGCACCGCGTTCACGGTGTCCATCGAAGCCGCCAGCGGCGTCACCACCGGCATCTCCGCCGCCGACCGGGCGCGCACCGTGGCCGCCGCGATGGCCGCCGACGCCCGCCCGGAAGACTTGGTGCAACCCGGGCACATCTTTCCGCTGCGCGCCCGTGAAGGCGGCGTGCTCAACCGCGCCGGGCATACCGAAGCCGGCTGCGACCTGGCGCGCCTGGCCGGTTTCACCCCGGCTTCGGTGATCGTCGAGGTGCTCAACGACGACGGCACCATGGCCCGCCGCCCCGACCTGGAAGTCTTCGCCGCGCGCCACGGCATCAAGATCGGCACCATCGCCGACCTCATTCACTACCGCCTGAGCACCGAGCAGACCATCAAGCGCATCGGCGAGCGCGAGCTGCCCACCGTGCACGGCACCTTCCGCCTGGTCAGCTACGAGGACCGCATCGAGGGCGGCGTGCACATGGCGATGGTCATGGGCGACATCCGCCGCGAGCAACCGACCCTGGTGCGCGTGCACGTGATCGACCCGCTGCGCGACCTGGTCGGCGCCGAGTATGCCGGGCCGGCCAACTGGACGCTGTGGGCGGCGCTGGAGAAGGTCGCCAGCGAAGGCACCGGGGTGGTGGTGATCCTTGCCAACCACGAATCCTCCCAGGCCCTGCTGGAACGCATTCCGCAGTTGACCCAACCGGTACGTCCTTACCAGCGCGGGCAATCGAAGGTGTATTCGGAAGTCGGCACCGGCGCGCAGATCCTGCAAGACCTGGGCGTCGGCAAACTGCGTCACCTCGGCCCGCCCCTCAAGTACGCAGGCCTGGCCGGCTATGAGCTGGAAGTGGTGCAGAGCATCCCGTTCGAGCCGCAGGCGTAG